From a region of the Hugenholtzia roseola DSM 9546 genome:
- a CDS encoding MotA/TolQ/ExbB proton channel family protein, whose protein sequence is MKKILANLTLAFALVMALSLPFSGQVLAQNPDSIENAANPDSAAMTTETATPEETTQTAEATTATEEEAPAEATGTQFIKQKFIEGGWDFMSAILICLILGMAIAIERIIVLNLSSTNTERLLEKVRDALQEGGIERAQQVAASTRGPIAEIFTQGLLSADKGVDMVEKTVMATGSVQMSKLEKGLVWLSLFISLAPMLGFMGTVLGMIDAFDKIEAAGDISPSLVAGGIKVALITTVGGLIVAVILQVLYNYCVAKIDSLVIDLEDASISLVDLIIKYKK, encoded by the coding sequence ATGAAAAAAATCCTTGCAAACTTAACCCTCGCCTTTGCACTTGTAATGGCTCTTTCGCTACCTTTCAGCGGACAAGTTTTGGCTCAAAACCCAGACTCCATCGAAAACGCCGCTAACCCTGATAGCGCAGCCATGACAACCGAAACGGCAACCCCCGAAGAAACCACACAAACTGCCGAGGCTACTACTGCCACAGAAGAAGAAGCTCCTGCCGAAGCAACAGGCACGCAGTTTATCAAGCAGAAATTTATTGAAGGTGGTTGGGACTTTATGTCGGCTATCCTGATTTGTTTGATTTTAGGTATGGCTATCGCCATCGAGCGCATCATTGTTTTGAACCTTTCTTCTACCAATACCGAGCGTCTTTTAGAAAAAGTGCGCGACGCACTGCAAGAAGGTGGTATCGAGCGTGCGCAGCAAGTAGCAGCTTCTACACGCGGACCGATTGCCGAAATCTTCACACAAGGCTTGCTTTCTGCCGACAAAGGCGTGGATATGGTAGAAAAAACCGTTATGGCGACAGGTTCTGTTCAGATGAGCAAATTAGAAAAAGGCTTAGTATGGCTTTCTCTTTTCATCTCACTTGCGCCTATGCTTGGCTTCATGGGTACGGTATTGGGTATGATTGATGCCTTCGATAAAATTGAAGCAGCAGGCGATATTTCTCCAAGCCTTGTAGCAGGTGGTATCAAAGTCGCTCTTATCACGACGGTAGGCGGTCTTATCGTTGCCGTAATTTTGCAAGTTCTTTACAACTATTGTGTGGCCAAAATCGATTCTTTGGTTATAGATTTAGAAGATGCTTCTATCTCTTTGGTGGATTTGATTATCAAGTACAAGAAGTAA
- a CDS encoding ExbD/TolR family protein has protein sequence MAKKKKKAPEVNSSSMADIAFLLLIFFLVTTRIDTERGLSVQLPPKPKEETKPTDVNQRNVYKILINSQDDLLIEDSPGDVKQIKKDVIKHLKNNGADPNFADTPQVAVVSIRADRGTSYDFYLQIADQVRAAYNEVRADYLSQQLGRRVTVEEFIEISKQDKKKHVEWYTMAKDAYPMNVSDAEPTGGEAAQ, from the coding sequence ATGGCAAAGAAGAAAAAGAAAGCACCCGAAGTCAATTCCAGCTCTATGGCGGATATTGCCTTTCTGTTGCTCATATTCTTTCTCGTTACGACGCGCATCGACACAGAACGCGGTCTTTCTGTGCAGCTCCCGCCCAAGCCGAAAGAAGAAACCAAACCTACTGACGTAAATCAGCGAAATGTCTACAAAATCCTCATCAATTCGCAAGACGACCTTCTAATAGAAGATAGCCCGGGTGATGTAAAACAGATTAAAAAAGATGTCATCAAGCACCTTAAAAATAATGGTGCAGACCCTAATTTCGCAGACACCCCACAAGTAGCCGTCGTTTCCATTCGCGCTGATAGAGGCACCAGTTATGACTTTTATTTGCAGATAGCCGACCAAGTGCGTGCCGCCTACAATGAAGTTCGCGCTGACTACCTAAGCCAACAGCTTGGCAGGCGCGTAACGGTAGAAGAATTTATAGAAATTTCGAAGCAGGATAAGAAAAAGCACGTAGAGTGGTACACTATGGCAAAGGACGCTTATCCGATGAACGTTTCTGATGCCGAACCCACAGGAGGCGAAGCGGCGCAATAA
- a CDS encoding ExbD/TolR family protein, translating to MQIKKKKKEEPVIPTSALPDIIFMLLFFFMAATVLRERDILVETAAPKASQIQKLEKRRLVSFIYVGKPRDVGKFGSEPRIQLNDVLATPENIPQFVFSEKSKLPEVDREKLVVSLKIDRNVKMGIVTDVREKLRESNALKINYASVTSSDEE from the coding sequence ATGCAAATCAAGAAAAAAAAGAAAGAAGAACCCGTCATTCCTACCTCCGCGCTCCCCGACATTATCTTTATGCTTCTCTTCTTCTTTATGGCAGCAACGGTATTGCGTGAGCGTGATATTTTGGTAGAAACGGCAGCACCCAAAGCCTCTCAAATACAGAAGTTGGAAAAGCGGCGTTTGGTGAGTTTTATCTATGTAGGAAAGCCGCGCGACGTAGGCAAATTCGGCTCCGAGCCGCGTATTCAGCTCAACGACGTATTGGCTACTCCCGAAAATATCCCACAGTTTGTCTTTTCAGAAAAGAGCAAACTACCCGAAGTGGATAGAGAAAAATTAGTCGTTTCGCTCAAAATAGATAGAAATGTCAAGATGGGTATCGTAACTGACGTGCGCGAAAAACTAAGAGAATCTAACGCACTCAAAATCAATTACGCTTCCGTAACAAGCAGCGACGAAGAATAA
- the ftcD gene encoding glutamate formimidoyltransferase, which produces MKQLIECVPNFSEGRDLKIIKEITDQIESVEGVQLLDVDPGYATNRTVVTFVGEPAPVLEAAFRAIKKAQELIDMRKHKGEHPRFGATDVCPLVPIANISMEETAKLAHQLAERVGRELDYAVYCYESAATKPERKNLAYVRAGEYEALPEKLKKPEHKPDYGAAEFRPRTGATAIGARDFLIAVNFNLNTTSTRRANAVAFDVREAGRVVMDSEGKPLVDEKGEPIRQAGACKGTKAIGWYIAEYGIAQVSMNITDINATPLHLAFEAIAESAYQRGLRVTGTEIVGLLPLRMMLEAGKYFLRKQQRSVGVSEAELIKIAIKSMGLDDLKPFIAEEKIIEYRIAEKNARPLVGLSLADFAHETASESPAPGGGSVSAYMGALGAALGTMVANLSSHKRGWDAHWEEFSNYAEEGEKIKNRLLYLVDEDTAAFNAIMEAFKLPKDSEQEKIVRSQAIAKANRNAIEVPLEIIRTAVSAFPLIKAMAASGNPNSVSDAGVGALALRAAVRGAYLNVQINAASESDKEYVAEIFAEAKALADTAEKMEAEVLEIVQSKM; this is translated from the coding sequence ATGAAACAGTTGATAGAATGTGTGCCTAATTTTTCGGAAGGTAGAGATTTGAAAATTATCAAAGAAATCACCGACCAAATAGAAAGCGTGGAAGGCGTACAACTTTTAGACGTAGACCCCGGATACGCTACCAATCGCACCGTCGTAACCTTTGTAGGTGAGCCTGCGCCCGTCTTGGAAGCCGCCTTTCGCGCCATCAAAAAGGCACAAGAGCTAATTGATATGCGCAAGCACAAGGGCGAGCATCCGCGCTTTGGGGCTACCGACGTTTGTCCGCTTGTTCCGATAGCCAATATTAGCATGGAAGAAACGGCAAAGTTAGCCCACCAATTAGCCGAGCGCGTAGGGCGCGAATTAGACTATGCCGTTTATTGCTATGAAAGTGCCGCTACCAAACCTGAACGCAAAAATTTGGCGTATGTGCGGGCAGGCGAATATGAAGCCTTACCCGAAAAACTCAAAAAGCCCGAACACAAGCCCGACTACGGTGCAGCCGAATTTCGCCCTCGCACAGGTGCAACCGCTATCGGCGCACGTGATTTCCTCATTGCTGTCAATTTCAACCTCAATACCACTTCTACACGACGCGCCAACGCCGTTGCCTTTGATGTGCGCGAGGCAGGCAGGGTAGTAATGGATAGCGAAGGCAAGCCGCTTGTTGATGAAAAAGGTGAGCCAATTCGCCAAGCAGGTGCTTGCAAAGGCACAAAGGCTATCGGTTGGTACATTGCTGAATATGGCATTGCACAGGTTTCGATGAACATTACCGACATCAACGCTACTCCCTTGCACCTTGCCTTCGAAGCCATCGCCGAAAGTGCCTATCAGCGCGGTTTGCGCGTTACGGGGACGGAAATTGTAGGACTTCTGCCTTTGCGTATGATGCTCGAAGCAGGCAAATATTTCCTTCGCAAGCAGCAGCGTTCGGTCGGCGTTTCAGAAGCCGAACTTATCAAAATTGCCATCAAATCTATGGGACTTGATGATTTAAAACCTTTTATTGCCGAAGAAAAAATCATCGAGTATCGCATTGCAGAAAAAAATGCGCGTCCTTTGGTAGGGCTTTCGCTGGCAGATTTTGCACACGAAACGGCTTCGGAGTCGCCTGCGCCGGGGGGCGGTTCGGTATCGGCTTATATGGGTGCTTTGGGGGCGGCTTTGGGTACAATGGTGGCAAACCTTTCTTCTCATAAGCGCGGTTGGGACGCACATTGGGAAGAATTTTCTAACTATGCCGAAGAAGGCGAAAAAATCAAAAATCGCCTACTTTATTTGGTAGATGAAGATACCGCCGCCTTCAATGCCATTATGGAGGCGTTTAAACTGCCAAAAGATTCGGAGCAGGAAAAAATCGTGCGTAGTCAGGCTATCGCAAAGGCAAATCGCAATGCAATAGAAGTGCCTTTGGAAATTATCCGAACTGCCGTATCTGCCTTTCCGCTCATCAAGGCGATGGCGGCTTCGGGCAATCCTAATTCGGTTTCTGACGCAGGCGTGGGCGCGTTGGCATTGCGGGCTGCCGTTAGGGGGGCGTATCTAAATGTCCAAATCAATGCGGCTTCAGAAAGCGACAAGGAATATGTAGCCGAAATTTTTGCAGAGGCAAAAGCCTTAGCCGACACCGCCGAAAAGATGGAAGCCGAAGTATTGGAAATTGTGCAAAGTAAGATGTAG
- a CDS encoding TerB family tellurite resistance protein: MGFLDSFMNSEKRKKQKSHIKNLLIIAAADGDINEDEQDFLLHVGERLGITREDYVSVLKYPEGVEFYPPSSDRERLDQLIDLVYMMLIDGEIDEDEVYKCRRFANALGFKAQVVDVIVEDIIDAAIKKQKRDEIFASLSRRLG; encoded by the coding sequence ATGGGTTTTCTTGATAGCTTTATGAATAGCGAAAAACGGAAAAAGCAAAAAAGTCACATTAAAAATCTTCTCATTATAGCTGCTGCCGATGGCGATATTAACGAAGACGAGCAGGATTTCTTATTGCACGTCGGAGAGCGACTTGGCATAACACGCGAGGATTATGTCAGCGTTTTAAAATATCCAGAGGGGGTAGAATTTTATCCACCTTCGAGCGATAGAGAACGACTCGACCAACTCATAGACCTTGTGTATATGATGCTTATTGATGGTGAGATAGATGAAGACGAAGTCTATAAATGTCGCCGTTTTGCTAATGCTTTGGGTTTCAAGGCGCAGGTAGTAGATGTTATTGTCGAAGATATTATCGATGCTGCTATCAAAAAACAAAAGCGAGATGAGATTTTTGCAAGTTTATCACGCAGGCTTGGTTAG
- a CDS encoding nucleoside-diphosphate kinase: protein MATNRTFTMIKPDAFSAGNAGNILAMIEKAGFRLVAAKITHLSPARAGEFYAVHKERPFYQDLCAYMSSGAIVAAILEKENAVEDFRKLIGATDPKKADAGTVRALYGTSIEANAVHGSDSDENAAIEGSFFFSNLEQF, encoded by the coding sequence ATGGCGACGAATCGCACCTTTACCATGATTAAGCCCGACGCTTTTAGCGCAGGCAATGCAGGCAATATTTTGGCTATGATAGAAAAAGCGGGCTTCCGCTTGGTAGCGGCAAAAATCACTCACCTTAGCCCTGCACGTGCAGGCGAATTTTACGCTGTCCATAAAGAGCGTCCTTTCTACCAAGACCTCTGTGCTTATATGTCTTCGGGTGCTATCGTGGCTGCCATTTTAGAAAAAGAAAATGCGGTAGAAGATTTCCGCAAACTTATCGGCGCAACCGACCCTAAAAAAGCCGACGCAGGCACTGTACGCGCCCTTTATGGCACTTCCATCGAAGCCAATGCCGTTCATGGCTCTGATTCTGATGAAAATGCCGCCATCGAGGGTAGCTTTTTCTTCTCTAACTTAGAACAATTCTAA
- a CDS encoding phosphoribosyltransferase family protein — MPASPQNRILTAAQTLQKIRRLAYEIYEQNFGVDTLILAGIQENGYVLAQRLKAELLAIAPIEVELVSVELDKLYPTQSKVGISVPLPTLEQQVIILVDDVLNTGRTLAYSLRPFLEVPIKRLQTAVLVDRNHADFPIAADFVGYRLSTTLLEHVEVILKENQEIGVYLY, encoded by the coding sequence ATGCCTGCTTCTCCGCAAAATAGAATCCTGACTGCCGCCCAAACGCTGCAAAAGATACGCCGTTTGGCTTATGAAATTTATGAGCAAAATTTTGGTGTAGATACCCTTATTTTGGCAGGTATCCAAGAAAATGGCTATGTGTTGGCACAAAGGCTCAAGGCGGAACTCTTAGCGATTGCGCCCATAGAAGTAGAACTGGTATCGGTAGAATTAGACAAATTGTATCCCACACAAAGCAAGGTAGGCATTTCTGTTCCTTTGCCGACCTTAGAACAACAGGTGATTATTTTGGTAGATGACGTTCTGAATACGGGCAGGACTTTGGCTTATAGCCTGCGCCCTTTTTTAGAAGTGCCGATTAAAAGGCTGCAAACGGCGGTTTTGGTAGATAGAAACCACGCCGATTTTCCGATTGCGGCAGACTTTGTAGGGTATCGCCTCTCGACTACACTTTTGGAACACGTAGAGGTAATTTTGAAAGAAAATCAGGAAATAGGCGTTTATTTGTATTAG